One genomic window of Parabacteroides pacaensis includes the following:
- a CDS encoding DUF2027 domain-containing protein, whose translation MAIKIGDKVRFLNSVGGGTVVRLKGKDLVMVEDEDGFEVPVLTRECVVVGEADPQTNRLKPQSGTASGNGKSFTSASKEVVAPDTEEPAYIPEETAGGDLLNISIAFLPAQDQPSHASGFETYFINESNYYLQFNYMSTPDSVWTSRYHGSIEPNTKLLVDEFALEVLNNFTKIAVQFVAYKPDKPYSMKPAYSLEQTLDTVKFYKQKTFVENDYFDEDAWIIPLVKDDMPLKQMLVNAKDLQSAMMQKVVEDKKPVLHAPEKKVKHDHIVEVDLHIHQLLDSIVGLSNTDMLNYQLDKFREVMKEYEKNKGQKIVFIHGKGNGVLRKAIEKELRTTYKEHYFQDASFKEYGFGATMVTIK comes from the coding sequence ATGGCAATTAAGATAGGCGACAAAGTCCGGTTCCTGAATAGCGTAGGGGGCGGAACAGTGGTAAGGCTGAAAGGAAAAGATTTGGTGATGGTGGAAGATGAAGACGGCTTTGAAGTGCCCGTACTTACACGCGAATGTGTGGTAGTGGGAGAGGCCGATCCCCAAACAAACCGGCTGAAACCCCAGTCCGGCACGGCTTCGGGAAACGGGAAATCTTTTACTTCCGCTTCGAAAGAAGTCGTTGCCCCTGACACGGAAGAACCTGCATATATCCCGGAAGAAACGGCGGGGGGCGATTTGCTGAATATCAGTATTGCTTTTCTTCCCGCGCAAGACCAGCCGTCTCATGCATCCGGTTTTGAAACCTATTTTATCAATGAAAGTAATTATTATCTCCAATTTAATTATATGAGTACGCCGGATAGTGTGTGGACAAGCCGTTACCACGGTTCCATCGAGCCGAATACTAAATTATTGGTAGATGAATTTGCCCTGGAGGTATTGAATAACTTTACTAAAATAGCTGTCCAGTTCGTAGCCTATAAACCGGATAAGCCGTATAGTATGAAGCCGGCTTATAGTTTGGAACAAACCTTGGATACCGTAAAGTTTTACAAGCAAAAAACATTTGTTGAAAATGACTATTTCGATGAAGATGCCTGGATTATCCCGTTGGTAAAAGACGATATGCCCTTGAAACAAATGCTGGTAAATGCCAAGGATTTACAGTCGGCCATGATGCAAAAAGTGGTAGAAGATAAAAAGCCGGTTCTCCACGCTCCGGAGAAGAAAGTAAAACATGACCATATTGTAGAGGTAGATTTGCATATCCACCAATTGTTGGATTCTATTGTAGGCTTGTCGAATACGGATATGTTGAATTATCAGTTGGATAAATTCCGTGAAGTGATGAAAGAATATGAGAAAAACAAGGGGCAGAAAATTGTATTTATCCACGGAAAAGGCAACGGAGTATTACGTAAAGCCATAGAAAAAGAACTTCGTACCACCTATAAGGAACATTATTTCCAGGATGCTTCGTTCAAGGAATACGGATTCGGGGCAACCATGGTTACGATCAAATAA
- a CDS encoding S-adenosylmethionine:tRNA ribosyltransferase-isomerase, with protein MNTQTLQIPIKDFDYPLPDEKIAKFPLSKRDESKLLLYRNGKVSEDTFKNIAQFLPPHTLLVFNNTKVIQARLLFRKPTGAQIEIFCLEPVDPHDYALVFGQTERCSWSCLVGNLKKWKDGVLTKEVSLNGETVLLSAEKKETCGDSHRIEFSWNNPSYTFADLLDAGGILPIPPYLHRETEASDLQTYQTVYSKIKGSVAAPTAGLHFTEEVFRSLEEKGIIREELTLHVGAGTFKPVKSETIDEHEMHTEFISVKRSSIEQILNNLAQVVAVGTTSVRTLESLYYIGVTLQHNPEASAEELKVSQWMPYEEGNNTLPVADALKNILAYLDKHHADTLVTATQIIIAPGYDFKIVKGMITNFHQPKSTLLLLISAFVKGNWKPIYEYALNHDFRFLSYGDSSLLL; from the coding sequence ATGAATACACAAACTCTACAAATACCGATCAAGGATTTCGACTATCCTTTACCCGATGAAAAGATTGCTAAATTCCCTTTATCCAAACGGGACGAGTCCAAATTGCTGTTATACCGGAACGGAAAGGTAAGCGAAGATACCTTTAAAAATATAGCACAATTCCTGCCTCCCCATACCCTGCTGGTATTCAATAATACCAAAGTGATTCAAGCTCGGTTACTATTCCGGAAGCCGACGGGCGCACAGATAGAAATCTTCTGTCTCGAACCGGTTGATCCGCACGACTATGCCCTGGTATTCGGACAGACGGAACGTTGTTCGTGGTCGTGCCTGGTAGGGAACTTGAAGAAATGGAAGGATGGGGTGCTGACTAAGGAAGTCTCCCTCAACGGCGAGACCGTGCTGCTAAGTGCCGAAAAGAAAGAGACGTGCGGCGACAGCCATCGAATTGAGTTTAGTTGGAATAATCCGTCGTATACCTTTGCCGATTTGCTGGATGCCGGAGGGATTCTCCCCATCCCGCCTTACCTGCACCGCGAAACGGAGGCTAGCGATTTGCAGACCTATCAAACGGTTTACTCTAAAATAAAAGGCTCGGTAGCCGCTCCTACCGCAGGGTTGCATTTTACGGAAGAGGTCTTTCGCTCCCTGGAAGAAAAGGGCATTATCCGGGAAGAACTCACCTTGCACGTGGGAGCCGGCACGTTTAAACCGGTAAAGAGCGAAACGATAGATGAGCATGAAATGCACACGGAGTTTATTTCCGTAAAGCGTTCTTCTATCGAACAGATACTGAATAATCTGGCTCAGGTTGTGGCGGTAGGAACTACTTCCGTGCGTACCTTGGAAAGCCTTTATTACATAGGGGTTACTCTTCAACATAATCCGGAGGCTTCGGCGGAAGAGTTAAAAGTGTCTCAATGGATGCCGTACGAAGAGGGTAATAATACGCTTCCGGTAGCAGATGCCTTGAAAAATATTCTTGCTTACCTGGATAAGCATCACGCTGATACCCTGGTTACGGCGACTCAGATTATCATTGCTCCGGGGTACGATTTTAAAATAGTAAAAGGAATGATTACCAATTTCCATCAACCCAAAAGCACTCTCTTACTCCTCATCTCCGCTTTCGTAAAGGGCAACTGGAAGCCTATTTACGAGTATGCGTTGAATCATGATTTCCGATTTTTAAGTTACGGGGACAGTTCGTTGCTGCTTTGA
- a CDS encoding CYTH domain-containing protein: protein MHTEIERKFLVTDTDFVEEAYVFRRIVQGYICSTPGRTVRVRIRGERGFLTIKGPSDEKGLSRYEFEQEIPPEDAEQLMKLCEPGIIDKVRYWVKAGKHVFEVDVFHGENEGLIIAEVELNSEDEAFEHPHWLGKEVSGDRRYYNSMLIRHPFTKW, encoded by the coding sequence ATGCATACGGAAATAGAACGTAAATTCCTGGTGACGGATACCGACTTTGTAGAAGAAGCCTATGTTTTCCGGCGGATTGTACAAGGGTACATTTGCAGTACTCCCGGGCGGACGGTGCGGGTACGGATCCGGGGTGAGAGAGGGTTCCTTACGATTAAGGGGCCATCAGACGAAAAAGGGTTGAGCCGGTATGAGTTTGAACAGGAAATTCCGCCGGAAGATGCAGAGCAGTTGATGAAGCTGTGCGAACCGGGTATAATCGATAAAGTAAGATATTGGGTAAAGGCCGGCAAGCATGTATTCGAAGTAGATGTTTTTCACGGCGAGAACGAGGGGTTGATCATAGCCGAGGTGGAATTAAATTCGGAAGACGAGGCTTTTGAACATCCTCATTGGCTGGGAAAGGAAGTTAGTGGCGACCGCCGGTATTATAATTCTATGCTTATACGCCATCCTTTTACAAAGTGGTGA
- a CDS encoding ATP-binding protein encodes MDVKYPVGIQNFESLRRDGYLYVDKTALIYRLINTGRYFFLSRPRRFGKSLLVSTLEAYFEGKRELFQGLAIEKLEKDWVKRPVLHIDLNTQKYDSPESLEHILNAILTRWEQIYGAEPSEVGVSLRFRGIIRRACEKTGHRVAILVDEYDKPMLQVIGNENLQKSFSDTLQAFYGALKSMDGYIKFALLTGVTKFGKVSVFSALNNLMDLSMWSDYATLCGITREELHGNFEEGIRNLAQAQGMAPEEVCTELKECYDGYHFTEDSVGIYNPFSLLNTFAKRKFGNYWFETGTPTYLVELLKMHHYDLHRMAHVETDENTLNSIDSSFANPIPVIYQSGYLTIKSYDSRFGTYRLGFPNREVDEGFMKFLLPFYADISNVDAPFQIVKFVQEVRSGDYDSFFRRLQSFFADTPYELVRELELHYQNVLFIVFKLIGFYVKAEYHTSQGRIDLVLQTDEFVYIMEFKLEGTAEEALRQINEKHYAQPFASDPRRVFKIGINFSNKTRNIERWVVE; translated from the coding sequence ATGGATGTAAAATACCCTGTCGGGATACAGAACTTCGAAAGTCTCCGCAGAGACGGATACCTTTACGTTGACAAGACTGCCTTGATTTATCGTTTGATAAACACTGGCCGGTACTTTTTCCTCAGCCGTCCCCGGCGTTTCGGCAAGAGCCTGCTGGTATCCACCCTTGAAGCGTATTTCGAAGGGAAACGTGAACTCTTCCAAGGGCTGGCGATAGAGAAGTTGGAGAAAGACTGGGTGAAACGTCCGGTGCTCCATATCGATCTCAATACGCAGAAATACGATTCGCCGGAAAGCCTCGAACACATTCTTAACGCGATATTGACCCGATGGGAGCAAATCTATGGAGCCGAACCTTCCGAAGTGGGAGTGTCTTTGCGTTTCCGGGGGATCATTCGCAGGGCTTGCGAGAAGACGGGTCATCGCGTAGCCATCCTGGTAGACGAATACGACAAACCCATGTTGCAAGTTATAGGCAACGAGAACTTACAAAAGTCGTTTAGCGACACGTTGCAGGCTTTCTACGGCGCACTGAAAAGCATGGACGGGTATATCAAGTTCGCGTTGCTGACGGGGGTTACTAAATTCGGTAAAGTGAGTGTTTTTAGCGCATTGAATAACTTGATGGACTTGTCGATGTGGAGCGATTACGCAACTCTGTGCGGTATCACAAGGGAAGAGTTACATGGTAACTTCGAGGAAGGTATCCGCAACCTGGCACAGGCGCAGGGTATGGCTCCCGAAGAGGTGTGCACCGAACTGAAAGAGTGCTACGACGGGTATCATTTTACGGAAGACAGCGTAGGAATTTATAACCCTTTCAGCCTCTTGAATACATTTGCCAAACGGAAATTCGGCAACTATTGGTTTGAAACCGGAACACCCACTTACCTGGTGGAATTGCTTAAGATGCATCATTACGACCTCCACCGGATGGCGCATGTAGAAACAGACGAAAATACGTTGAACAGCATCGATTCATCGTTTGCCAATCCGATACCGGTTATTTACCAGAGTGGTTATCTCACCATTAAGAGTTACGATTCCCGGTTCGGTACCTACCGTTTGGGATTCCCGAACCGTGAAGTAGACGAGGGGTTCATGAAATTCCTGCTTCCTTTCTATGCCGATATCAGCAATGTGGATGCCCCTTTCCAAATAGTGAAGTTTGTACAGGAAGTGCGTAGCGGCGATTACGACTCTTTCTTTCGCCGTTTGCAAAGTTTTTTTGCCGACACGCCTTACGAGTTGGTACGCGAACTGGAATTGCATTACCAGAACGTGCTTTTTATTGTCTTCAAGTTAATCGGATTTTATGTAAAGGCAGAGTACCATACCTCGCAGGGGCGCATCGACCTGGTGTTGCAGACCGATGAATTTGTTTACATCATGGAGTTTAAGCTTGAAGGGACAGCCGAAGAAGCCCTCCGACAAATCAATGAAAAGCACTATGCGCAACCTTTTGCCTCCGATCCGCGCAGGGTGTTTAAAATCGGCATCAACTTCAGCAACAAGACCCGGAATATCGAACGTTGGGTCGTAGAATAA